From the Clavibacter phaseoli genome, one window contains:
- a CDS encoding sensor histidine kinase — MTSSRMIAHAIAPLGGVVFAGLWVLAEAGRADLAGAATLAVALGAAIALGVWLPAASLAIVVVIPVLQLVGLAPAAESTTWPMHAAIGVVVLLIAATGARRTRLAALPVGILAAGAAALHVTMPTGAVRTRLLDWTDMLAMGGARPVGDAVVVLLLAAVGAVVLAWALGFAVGAALRLRRLGAVLVEAEGRLAETDLELRLGIERARISRDVHDSVAHALTIVVAQSEGATAMSARRPEIVAGALIAISGVARDALTDVRGLIERITEAGDELLSLADLPALVDRMRDVGMGIALDELGERRPLRPAHQLAVYRIVQESLTNALKHGGAEATAAVVLDWRGPGLALLVRSSGRTPLVQAGSLTGSGAGIPGMRERARIAGGWLTAEPDADGEFVVTAFLPLDGAASPAEPAAAADADAIAIRG; from the coding sequence ATGACCTCCTCCCGCATGATCGCCCACGCGATCGCCCCGCTCGGCGGCGTCGTGTTCGCCGGCCTCTGGGTCCTCGCCGAGGCGGGCCGCGCCGACCTCGCGGGCGCCGCCACCCTCGCCGTGGCGCTCGGGGCGGCCATCGCCCTGGGCGTCTGGCTCCCGGCCGCGTCGCTCGCCATCGTCGTCGTGATCCCGGTGCTGCAGCTCGTGGGCCTCGCCCCGGCCGCCGAGTCGACCACGTGGCCGATGCACGCGGCCATCGGCGTCGTCGTCCTGCTGATCGCCGCCACGGGCGCGCGGCGGACGCGGCTCGCGGCCCTGCCCGTCGGCATCCTCGCCGCCGGGGCCGCCGCCCTCCACGTCACGATGCCGACCGGCGCCGTGCGGACGCGCCTCCTCGACTGGACGGACATGCTCGCCATGGGCGGCGCCCGGCCCGTCGGCGACGCGGTCGTCGTGCTGCTCCTCGCGGCCGTCGGCGCGGTCGTCCTCGCCTGGGCGCTCGGGTTCGCCGTCGGCGCCGCGCTGCGCCTCCGCCGGCTGGGCGCGGTGCTCGTGGAGGCGGAAGGCCGCCTGGCAGAGACCGACCTCGAGCTGCGGCTCGGGATCGAGCGCGCCCGCATCTCCCGCGACGTGCACGACTCGGTGGCGCACGCGCTCACCATCGTCGTGGCGCAGTCGGAGGGCGCGACGGCCATGTCCGCGCGGCGGCCGGAGATCGTGGCTGGCGCCCTCATCGCGATATCCGGCGTGGCACGCGACGCGCTGACGGACGTGCGCGGCCTGATCGAGCGCATCACCGAGGCCGGCGACGAGCTGCTGTCCCTCGCCGACCTGCCCGCCCTCGTCGATCGGATGCGCGACGTCGGCATGGGGATCGCCCTCGACGAGCTCGGCGAGCGCCGGCCCCTGCGGCCCGCGCACCAGCTCGCCGTCTACCGCATCGTGCAGGAGAGCCTGACGAACGCGCTCAAGCACGGCGGTGCGGAAGCCACCGCCGCCGTCGTGCTCGACTGGCGCGGTCCCGGGCTCGCGCTCCTGGTGCGCTCGTCGGGTCGGACCCCGCTCGTGCAGGCCGGCTCCCTGACGGGGTCGGGCGCGGGGATCCCCGGGATGCGCGAGCGCGCCCGCATCGCCGGCGGCTGGCTCACCGCCGAGCCCGACGCGGACGGCGAGTTCGTCGTCACCGCCTTCCTGCCCCTCGACGGCGCGGCCTCCCCGGCCGAGCCCGCCGCCGCCGCCGACGCTGACGCGATCGCGATCCGTGGCTGA
- a CDS encoding zinc-dependent alcohol dehydrogenase family protein, with protein MRAVVYERFGETPVVRELPDPVPSPAGVVVRVEATGVCRSDAHGWLGHDDGIELPQVPGHELVGRIHQVGPEVTRFQVGDRVTVPFVCACGRCAECRAGNGQVCRDQTQPGFTHWGSFAELVALHDADVNLIPVPDDLDAGAAALLGCRFATAFRGLVHRARIQRGERLLVIGCGGVGLSTVMIGVAVGAEVIAVDVDPAALARASELGAEYTIDSSDLSELDVLDAIHAVSPDGVQVSVEALGRESTLRISLLALAPTGRQVQIGLFASEPSVPVPFVISQELSLHGSHGMPAHDYAELMAMVASGALRPELLIEHRIPLDEAPAALEALASGDRSKGITLVEVG; from the coding sequence ATGCGCGCCGTCGTCTACGAGAGGTTCGGGGAGACGCCCGTCGTCCGCGAGCTGCCGGATCCCGTCCCGTCCCCCGCCGGCGTCGTCGTCCGCGTCGAGGCCACGGGCGTCTGCCGCAGCGACGCGCACGGCTGGCTCGGCCACGACGACGGCATCGAGCTCCCGCAGGTGCCGGGCCACGAGCTGGTCGGGCGGATCCACCAGGTCGGCCCCGAGGTCACGCGCTTCCAGGTGGGCGACCGCGTCACCGTCCCGTTCGTGTGCGCCTGCGGCCGCTGCGCCGAGTGCCGCGCGGGCAACGGCCAGGTGTGCCGCGACCAGACGCAGCCGGGCTTCACGCACTGGGGATCCTTCGCCGAGCTCGTCGCGCTGCACGACGCCGACGTGAACCTCATCCCCGTCCCCGACGACCTCGACGCCGGCGCCGCCGCGCTCCTCGGCTGCCGCTTCGCGACGGCCTTCCGCGGGCTCGTGCACCGGGCCCGGATCCAGCGCGGCGAGCGCCTCCTCGTCATCGGCTGCGGCGGCGTGGGCCTCAGCACGGTGATGATCGGCGTCGCGGTCGGCGCGGAGGTCATCGCGGTCGACGTCGACCCGGCCGCCCTCGCGCGCGCGTCGGAGCTCGGGGCCGAGTACACGATCGACTCGTCCGACCTCTCGGAGCTCGACGTCCTCGACGCGATCCACGCGGTCTCGCCGGACGGCGTGCAGGTGTCGGTGGAGGCGCTCGGCCGCGAGTCCACGCTCCGGATCAGCCTGCTCGCGCTCGCGCCGACCGGCCGGCAGGTGCAGATCGGCCTCTTCGCGAGCGAGCCGTCGGTGCCCGTGCCGTTCGTCATCAGCCAGGAGCTGAGCCTGCACGGCAGCCACGGCATGCCCGCGCACGACTACGCCGAGCTCATGGCCATGGTCGCGTCGGGCGCGCTCCGCCCGGAGCTGCTCATCGAGCACCGCATCCCGCTCGACGAGGCCCCGGCCGCGCTCGAGGCGCTGGCGTCGGGCGACCGCTCGAAGGGGATCACGCTGGTCGAGGTCGGCTGA
- a CDS encoding pyruvate dehydrogenase: MARTVADQLIAQLIEAGVSRIYGVVGDSLNPVVDAVRRTGGSRKGGIDWIHVRHEEAGAFAASAEAQLTGKLAVCAGSCGPGHLHLINGLYDAHRSGAPVLAIASHITTNQIGSGYFQETHPDRLFVECSHYTEMISTAVQAPRVVDQAMRHSLALGGVSVITLPGDVAEFEAEGEAPAFSLPRRPAIVPAEEDVRALAAAIDDAKSVAIFAGRGAGSAHAELMELADRIAAPVGHSLRGKDVIQQDNPFDVGMTGLIGYGAAAAGISGADLLILIGTDFPYDQFLPGKEVRTAQIDIAPERLGRRTDVDIAIHGDALSTIRAVLPLVERKTDRRFLEKLLKEQDKKVEQVVGAYTTKAEKLRPIHPEYAASILDEVAGDDTVFTSDTGMCNVWTARYLTPNGRRRMIGSLVHGSMANALPMAIGAQVAYPERQVVSVSGDGGLAMLMGELVTVAAYKLPVKVVVFNNSTLGLVKVEMLVDGIPDFGVDVPMVDYAAVAAALGIHSQRVEDPADIRGALEAAFAHDGPALVDLVTDPMALSIPPEITAAQVKGFALSMSKIVMNGGVGEAVKLARSNLRNIPRP, translated from the coding sequence ATGGCTCGCACGGTCGCCGACCAGCTCATCGCCCAGCTCATCGAGGCGGGGGTGAGCCGCATCTACGGGGTCGTCGGCGACAGCCTCAACCCGGTCGTCGACGCGGTGCGGCGCACGGGCGGCAGCCGCAAGGGCGGCATCGACTGGATCCACGTGCGGCACGAGGAGGCCGGCGCGTTCGCCGCCTCCGCCGAGGCGCAGCTCACCGGCAAGCTCGCGGTGTGCGCCGGATCCTGCGGCCCCGGCCACCTCCACCTCATCAACGGGCTCTACGACGCGCACCGCTCCGGCGCGCCCGTCCTCGCGATCGCGAGCCACATCACCACGAACCAGATCGGCTCCGGCTACTTCCAGGAGACGCACCCCGACCGCCTCTTCGTCGAGTGCTCGCACTACACGGAGATGATCTCGACCGCCGTCCAGGCGCCCCGCGTCGTCGACCAGGCGATGCGGCACTCGCTCGCCCTCGGCGGCGTCAGCGTCATCACGCTGCCGGGCGACGTGGCCGAGTTCGAGGCCGAGGGCGAGGCGCCCGCGTTCTCGCTGCCGCGGCGCCCCGCGATCGTGCCCGCCGAGGAGGACGTGCGCGCGCTCGCCGCGGCCATCGACGACGCGAAGAGCGTCGCGATCTTCGCGGGCCGCGGCGCGGGATCCGCGCACGCCGAGCTCATGGAGCTGGCCGACAGGATCGCGGCGCCGGTCGGCCACTCGCTGCGCGGCAAGGACGTGATCCAGCAGGACAACCCCTTCGACGTCGGCATGACCGGCCTCATCGGCTACGGCGCCGCGGCCGCCGGGATCTCGGGTGCCGACCTGCTGATCCTCATCGGCACCGACTTCCCCTACGACCAGTTCCTGCCCGGCAAGGAGGTGCGGACCGCGCAGATCGACATCGCGCCCGAGCGCCTCGGCCGCCGCACCGACGTCGACATCGCGATCCACGGCGACGCGCTCTCCACCATCCGCGCGGTGCTGCCGCTCGTCGAGCGGAAGACCGACCGGCGCTTCCTGGAGAAGCTGCTGAAGGAGCAGGACAAGAAGGTGGAGCAGGTCGTCGGCGCGTACACGACGAAGGCGGAGAAGCTGCGGCCGATCCACCCGGAGTACGCGGCCAGCATCCTCGACGAGGTCGCGGGCGACGACACCGTCTTCACGAGCGACACCGGCATGTGCAACGTGTGGACCGCGCGGTACCTCACCCCGAACGGACGCCGGCGGATGATCGGGTCGCTCGTGCACGGGTCGATGGCGAACGCGCTGCCGATGGCGATCGGCGCCCAGGTCGCGTACCCGGAGCGGCAGGTCGTGTCGGTCTCGGGCGACGGCGGCCTGGCCATGCTCATGGGCGAGCTCGTGACCGTGGCCGCCTACAAGCTGCCCGTGAAGGTCGTCGTGTTCAACAACTCGACGCTGGGACTGGTGAAGGTCGAGATGCTCGTCGACGGGATCCCGGACTTCGGGGTCGACGTGCCCATGGTCGACTACGCCGCGGTGGCGGCCGCGCTCGGGATCCACTCCCAGCGCGTCGAGGACCCGGCCGACATCCGCGGCGCGCTCGAGGCCGCGTTCGCGCACGACGGGCCCGCGCTCGTCGACCTCGTGACCGACCCGATGGCGCTCTCGATCCCGCCGGAGATCACGGCCGCGCAGGTGAAGGGCTTCGCGCTCTCGATGTCGAAGATCGTGATGAACGGCGGCGTCGGCGAGGCCGTGAAGCTCGCCCGCTCGAACCTGCGGAACATCCCGCGCCCGTGA
- a CDS encoding response regulator, whose product MAERVRVAVVDDQPLFAEGLRMQIDATDDLVCVGIAGDGRTGLELVRRESPDVVLMDLRMPVLDGLAATAAMRDGGDEAPRVVVLTTMREDQAVRAAARAGAAAFLTKDARPEVLLATVRAAAAGGVTGDIDDLLRDFGSPAPRPDLDVLATLTPRERETFLLVARGLTNTQIAEASFVQASTVKTHVQAVLAKLGLRSRLQVVVFAHERGLVRS is encoded by the coding sequence GTGGCTGAGCGCGTGCGCGTGGCCGTGGTCGACGACCAGCCGCTCTTCGCCGAGGGGCTCCGCATGCAGATCGACGCCACCGACGACCTCGTCTGCGTCGGCATCGCCGGGGACGGCCGCACGGGGCTCGAGCTGGTGCGGCGCGAGTCGCCCGACGTGGTGCTGATGGACCTCCGCATGCCCGTGCTCGACGGCCTCGCCGCGACCGCCGCCATGCGCGACGGCGGCGACGAGGCGCCCCGCGTGGTCGTGCTCACCACCATGCGCGAGGACCAGGCCGTGCGCGCCGCCGCCCGGGCCGGCGCCGCCGCGTTCCTCACCAAGGACGCCCGACCCGAGGTCCTGCTCGCCACCGTGCGCGCGGCCGCTGCCGGCGGCGTGACGGGCGACATCGACGACCTCCTGCGCGACTTCGGATCCCCGGCGCCGCGCCCCGACCTCGACGTGCTCGCCACGCTGACGCCCCGGGAGCGCGAGACGTTCCTGCTCGTCGCGCGCGGGCTCACCAACACCCAGATCGCCGAGGCGTCCTTCGTCCAGGCGTCCACCGTCAAGACGCACGTGCAGGCGGTGCTCGCGAAGCTCGGGCTCCGCAGCCGCCTGCAGGTCGTCGTCTTCGCCCATGAGAGAGGACTGGTGCGGTCATGA
- a CDS encoding putative quinol monooxygenase — MSQPVVVTAVFTPVEGKHDEAVAALSRGIAEVHEEEGCEVYAIHDAPDGTIVMLEKWSSVAELDAHGAGEAVARMGASLAGLITGPAVVTRLVPIPAGSELQGAL, encoded by the coding sequence ATGTCCCAGCCCGTCGTCGTCACCGCCGTCTTCACGCCCGTCGAGGGCAAGCACGACGAGGCGGTCGCCGCCCTGTCCCGCGGCATCGCCGAGGTGCACGAGGAGGAGGGCTGCGAGGTCTACGCGATCCACGACGCCCCCGACGGCACCATCGTGATGCTCGAGAAGTGGTCGTCCGTCGCGGAGCTCGACGCGCACGGCGCGGGCGAGGCCGTCGCCCGCATGGGCGCCTCGCTCGCGGGCCTCATCACGGGACCCGCCGTCGTCACGCGGCTGGTGCCGATCCCGGCCGGCTCGGAGCTGCAGGGCGCGCTGTAG
- a CDS encoding tetratricopeptide repeat protein has translation MPETLDAQLDRIVAARDRDDMGPTIAALLPLLERHPDDARVLYEVGGAYDTAGEEATALDLYERAEAAGLAGDILRRCHLQHGSTLRNLGRVEESLALFARARAEFPGSSSLAVFEALTLHAASRPDAALASALRIVADHVPDEELQRYLPAIRGNAGYLDSLDVPAETP, from the coding sequence GTGCCCGAGACCCTCGACGCTCAGCTCGACCGCATCGTCGCCGCGCGCGACCGCGACGACATGGGCCCGACCATCGCGGCCCTCCTCCCCCTGCTCGAGCGGCACCCCGACGACGCCCGCGTGCTCTACGAGGTCGGCGGCGCGTACGACACCGCGGGCGAGGAGGCGACCGCCCTCGACCTCTACGAGCGCGCGGAGGCGGCGGGGCTCGCGGGCGACATCCTGCGCCGCTGCCACCTCCAGCACGGGAGCACGCTGAGGAACCTCGGCCGTGTCGAGGAGTCGCTCGCGCTGTTCGCACGGGCGCGCGCCGAGTTCCCGGGATCGTCGTCCCTCGCCGTGTTCGAGGCCCTGACCCTGCACGCGGCCTCTCGGCCCGACGCCGCGCTCGCGAGCGCGCTGCGGATCGTGGCGGATCACGTCCCCGACGAGGAGCTGCAGCGCTACCTCCCCGCGATCCGCGGCAACGCCGGGTACCTCGACTCGCTCGACGTGCCCGCGGAGACCCCGTGA